The genome window GTCGaaataaattcaattcgaGATAAGTGCTATTTACCAAAGATAAATAGTGAGGCTGCGCGGGAAAGTTACAGCGGCGCAGGACCGGCTCGCCAAAAGTTGCACTTTCACGAGTTCAGATAAGCCGAAAGGGAATTGTTTGGTAATTAGTTCAGCGGGTTGACGTCAAGTGATAGGCAAATGGCgtcgtaaattaaaaaatgcgaAAAATTCGACTGGGACGTTTTGTTATGTTTCGGCGAGAAACCGCACCGAAACAAAACACTCTTTGTTTCTTATCACGTTTCCTGTTACGTCACGGGTCTAGATTGCGTTACGTTGTGTTGAGAGATAATTTCTTGCAAACTTCGGTTTCGGTGTTAAATTGAGTCGGACGACAATTCGGTTTTTACGTGTTTTGCATCAGCATAATtgggatttaatttaatttgcataATAACTGGAATTCGGGAATTAATGAAATGGGTTTGCTCGTAACGAAGCCAGTTTTTGCAGGCTCCTTGAAATTGCCATAATTATTCCGAAATTGAGCGTATTTAGTACTTCATAAAAACGAGACGTTCGTTAAACTGTTAAGAATTGGCGTAATTGCTCCGGACGAAAACAAATCGACAAAAGTTGTTTGGGTTTTCTCCGCAattagagaaaaattgtcaaagcgaTCGCTTCGTGGTGATAATTAGGTATAGtccgtttttttaaataatcaattgtcagtgtcaaaatacagaaaaagaccaaactgaatattaaattttaaatattaaaaatcattgacaTTTGGTCCAGTTCTATCTCAATTTCACCCTAGATTTCCCCCCAGAtcattattgaggttatgttacaTATGTTTACGAGTGTGAAACacgtgtttaatttaaatttaaattgtcaagtGTGTCAATGTTCCAAacgtgatttaaaaaattgactgttttgattttctgtcaacctgacaacactttgacaattgattattaaaaaaaaacggactttAGGTGTGGGAGTGTTTGCGAGTGGAATTAATTGCAATTAGGGAGTAGTTTTTATTTAGTGTAATCCGGGGAACACACCGAGGATATTTTTTGCCCATGCTAATGACAATACCACGAATCACAAacgataacaataaataaacatgcGTCTGCCATGAGAAAGTAGTTTTTTCCGGTGATTGTCAGTGCACAACGTTGTGCGTACTTGGCTTCGGAAACTTCTTAAGAAAGAGGGTGACACCAGACGGACTCCAAAGAAGAGACCACGCTCGTTTACCCCCTTTGGTCAAACAGGCCAGTTTCTTCTCACCGAAACTGTGCCGTCTCTAATTGGGATTTCTCTTTCGTTGACGTCACCGATCCGATGCGATTCTTCTCCTTTCGCATTTCTAATTTGCGTCGCTGAAGAAAAAGCCTCAACACAATAGCTATGACGCAAGACGGCGGCGAAAAAGCGGTGCAGCGCAGGAGGGAATGCACTCCTTCGTGGAGCGTTGGGTTCGCTTCCTCATCGGTCAACATGAAGAATCGTAACAACCGAAAACGTAGAATCATGCTGGTACGTGCGTCATTTCGGCGGTGGGAATTTTTCGTGTCGTTTTCAAGGGAAAAGTGCGTCCACCTTTAACACACAATGCGGCGACATGCTCTGACGTCAAGAGTATCGTTTGCTCGACATGCTGATACGACGTTGCGGTGGTGTTATGTTTGTTTACCTGAAACGATTGATATCAACTTCGCCCTGTACAAACAACGCGACCGTGGAGATTAGACGTTTGGTATCGAGAAGTGATGGCTCAAGCGTGGAAGAACGACGAGTCGTGGTTTATGTACGGGCGAGGGTCAAATCCGCGCGTGAGAAGGCGACAGGTGCGCCATCTCGGACCCTCCGGCCCCATTTTCGGAAGATTAATTAGTCGCAATCGGACAAAACAGCATAATCTAGCAGCGTTTTCCTGTCAGCCGCCGCGGACGGAACTTGAGGTCTGATTCGATAAGTCTGACGTCAACGCGTCCACCAATTTGCGGTATTTCTCATTAATTGGCGAAGATGTCGTCGTCAAGGCAGAGAAAAGTTGACCGGTCTAACAAAAAATCCAACGAGTCTGATTTGTTGTCTGTTGCAGCCGTCCGGTTGGCGGAAGTTGCGCAACATCGTCCAATGGACGCCCTTCTTCCAAACGTACAAAAAACAAAGGTACCCGTGGGTGCAACTTGCCGGCCACCAGGGCAACTTCAAGGCGGGACCCGACCAAGGGACGATCCTGAAGAAGTTGTGCGTCAAGGAAGAGAAATGTTTCAAAGTAGTTGGAggtgttttttgtttgtcggCGTTGTACAGTGTGGATTGCAGGTGTTGATGAAGGACGTGTTGAGACCGTACGTTCCGGAGTACAAAGGTCTGGTGGCCAGCGACGACGGGGAGTGTTCGTACATCCAGCTGCAGGATCTCTTGGGCGACTTTGTCTCGCCGTGCGTGATGGACTGCAAGATCGGCGTGCGGACGTATCTCGAGGAAGAGTTGGCCAAGGCTAAAGAGAAGCCCAAGTTGAGGAAGGACATGTACGACAAGATGTGCCAGATCGACTCGAATGCCCCCACCGAGGAGGAGCACAGGATGAAGGGAGTGACCAAGCCGAGGTACATGGTCTGGAGGGAGACGATCTCGTCCACTGCCACGCTGGGTTTCCGGATAGAAGGGATACGGAAGGGCGACGGCACCTCCAGCAAAGATTTCAAGACGACCAAGTCCAAAGAGCAGATCTCGAGAGCGTTCCAGGACTTCACGGAAGGCTTCCCCCACGCAGTGGTAAATCCCTGAATCCCCTTCCGATCACCCGATCTAACTCGTCATTTGCAGCCCAAGTACATCCAGAGGTTGAAGGCGATCAAAGCGACGCTGGAGACGTCGCAGTTCTTCAGCAATCACGAGGTAAGCCCCCCGACTGTTGGACGCCTCTTGTCCACAACTAACAGTTGACGATCCAGGTGATCGGCAGCTCGTTGCTGTTCGTCCACGACCGCTTTAACGCCAACGTCTGGCTGATCGACTTCGCCAAGACCATCAAACTCCCCGAAGAGGTCAAAATCACGCACAGTTCAAAATGGAAAGTGGGCAACCACGAAGACGGCTACTTGATCGGCGTCAACAATCTCATCTCCATCTTCATGACGATGCTGGAGCAGCAACCAGTCGCCGTCTCGCCGCCGCTGACGCTCCCAGATCCGCCGGAAATCGCCGAGATGCAAAAGCACGAGGAGAACACCTGATCGCAACGATCTCAACGAACAGATTTGTAGGGATGCAATTCTTGAACTAGTCGAGAATTTTCTTCGTTTGTTAATAATTAACGGTTATCTTAATTGTAAATGTATGAAAtggtattatttatttttaatttatataattGTAGTTGTTGAGATTGCCACAAtgtattgcatttttttttctaactgTTACTACCATTTGCAATGAGATAATGGCGTTCCACGCGACGACAATGCACTGATACACGTACCTACGACCAATTATGTCGTACCCGTCAACCCATACAGTAACTTTCTGTAAACCACCCAAGATGTAGGCTAAGACCCTGTTagcattattattaattattcattgttTCACGATCATTTATTTTCATACTTACATGAAATATATGCTATTCTACGGACTTTTCTATCTCTACACCACCACACTCCACCAAAACAAAACACTCGAGGGTGTTTTCCAACCATTTTTTTGGGTCACAGATGCAACCGTTGCACTCGAACGAGGTTATCACAGATAAAGatgcagaaaaatatttaccagACACTAAGTATTTGCAAGTACCCTTCGGTGAAAGTGGCAGGATTAGtctaacaaaaaacaatcgcTGGCGTTTCATGTCAAAATCTAATCTACAGACGGAGACCTGTTTAGGTTTGTAATCTCAAGGTTAAACGTAAGTTTGTACCAATGACAAGCTTACTAGAATGTCATTTAATTGACTCGTTTACAGTTAGAAGATTTAACCTAGGTTAGTCTTCAGTAATTTAGATAAACAATCTACTTGCTTTCTTTTCCCTTCTTCTTTATCTTACGTTTGTTTCATTGTCACTGTCCTATTGGTTATTATCctgttattttctttttctatcaGGTAATCTATCTCACGCCAAACTGAATTACCTGCAGAGTCATGAATTTCCTGATTTTCATCTAATCTAAATGTTTCATCTGCAAATCACGATTATGAAGGCACCTTAATTGCACAGAGGCTTTTGAGACGTAAtataaatcaataaaacaCACTTAAACCACTTGACAAAAGATTCGTGCAAGTTTTATGTAATTGATAAAGGCCCAGGTGAAGTTTATATCAAAATGGTGGACTACCGTATCGGTATAAGCTGTTTCATTCGGATAAATTACGTAAACAAGTCACAATTAATTGAAGTGTGTAAAACATACATAATTATGCAATTATTGATGATTAGCAGAAGTGTGAATcaaaaaaatctgattttttaatcGTTATCGGAGTAGGCAATCTGATGTACAAGTGTTGTTTTGGTTGCATAAGCGTagatcaaaacatttttatcttcCGCTTGTGATAAGTTTTACCTCATCATCTCGCACAAGCACTTTCTTGTTCTCTACTTTATCTCTGATCCTTCGATACGAGATTATCGATAACCTAGTTGCGGTGCAACAgttataaaaatgcaacaataaaacaataaatatgttatttattaaatgcaaTGGAAATCAACAGAAGGCACTTGAGAAACAGTCGCTAATCACAGAAACAGGAGCACATCCTTAATACTTCATCGACCTGATACAGGTCACACATCGTCCTTGTTCTCCCTCTTGTTGACTTGCCTTTGAACCGGACTAATACTGATAGTGGGCACGTTCAATATCCTGGAGAACCTCCTTCCGCCGCGTGCCGCCTCCTCCGGGGGCCTCGGCGTGTACGGCGGCGGCGCTAGGAAGTTCTCCTCGACCGGCCTGAGCGAGAACCTGCGCCTCTCGTTCTGCACGGTGTGAGAGTCGGGCATGAGAGAGGTGCGTCTGGCTTGCAGGTTGGGTCTGATGGCGAGACGTCGAGCCCTGGGGGGCGATTGAGTCTTAGGCGGGGACAATCCGGCGGTTCCCAGCTTCCTCTTGGGGGCACCGCTGGGTTGCAGCATGGTCTCGGGCACCGTGATCGCCGACAGGGCTCTGATGAAGTCTGCGATCGAGGTTTGTTCGAGAACCGCCTCTTGCTGCTCGGTCGACATCACCGAGACTCTACCTCGGTTGGTCTGGCGGAGGTAGCGGTCTTCAGCAGTGGAGAACATGCTGGCTCTGCGCCGGTTCTGCTCCACGTCAGGCGCCTTGTCGTCTTTGGGCGTGATAAACTTGTTCTTGAGACGGGTGAGGAGGTTCTGCGAGCTCTTCTCAGTTTCGGATGAAGGCTCGGAGAAGGTTCGCGGCCGGAGGAAGGATTGGTAGTTGTGGGTCGAGTCCTGGTACCAGGAGATGTCATGATGCGCCTCGACTTTGTGCATCGACGGGACTCGGATGTCGCTGACGGCGCGTCTGCGTTGGGGTTTGGGCAAAGAAGGAGTCTGACTCTTGAGCGACCATTTACTGCCGAATCTCTCACTGGCGAGGATCTCCGAGTCGGAGAAACCTTCATAGGCGCCGTCGCTCATCTCGCTCTTGTTGTCCAGGTTGCCGAGTGCGTCAACGACCATCATGAGGAGGTCCTTCTGCTGCATGAACTCGTTGGTGGGTTGGAAGGTGAGATCTTTGTCGATGCGCTCCAGATCGCTGTCCGACTGGATCTGGTGGAGGATGAAGTGTCCGGGACACTCCGACAAGGCGCGTTTCCTCGCCATCGTGGGCGAGTCCAAGTTGCGGTAGATGTTCAAATCTGGACAACTCTGGCTCCTCTCGAGGCGTTTCGGGGTGTAGTCGAAGTCGTCCTTGTAGACGCGCTTCACCTTCAAGAAGAGGAACTCCTGGAGGAGGGTGCGCAGCTCTTGTCGGATGCGAACCGGCGTCTTCTTGATGTTCTGCGTGATGATCTGTTCGATCTCGTGTATCCTCTTGCTCTGGAGAGCTTGGGTGATGAAGCCGAGGATCATGACGACGTAGCCGAGGCCTCCGATCACCCAAATCAAAAGGAAAATCTTGTAGAGCCAGTAGGTGAAGTCGGGGAAGTCGTTGACGTTCTCTACACCCGCGACGTAATCACCGAAGCCGATGGTGGTCAAGGTGACGAAACAGTAGTAGACGGCCACGTCGTACTCCCAGCCTTCGAAGAGTACCATAAAAGCGGACGGCAGGAAAATGAAGAAAGTGAAACCGGGTACTAAATAGAGGACGACTTGGCTGATGAGGCCCAAGCGCGTGGTGTCGTCTTGCGTTTTCGAGGTTTTCCAGCGGTGGTACAGTTTCGTAAACTAGAAAGCGCGATTGGTTTGTGACGTGGGAGTGGATATAATTCAGTCGGTGACTCACCGATCTCCCGAAGAAGTTGCCCAGCGTCACCATCACTATGCCGT of Tenebrio molitor chromosome 6, icTenMoli1.1, whole genome shotgun sequence contains these proteins:
- the IP3K2 gene encoding inositol-trisphosphate 3-kinase B isoform X8, whose product is MTQDGGEKAVQRRRECTPSWSVGFASSSVNMKNRNNRKRRIMLPSGWRKLRNIVQWTPFFQTYKKQRYPWVQLAGHQGNFKAGPDQGTILKKLCVKEEKCFKVLMKDVLRPYVPEYKGLVASDDGECSYIQLQDLLGDFVSPCVMDCKIGVRTYLEEELAKAKEKPKLRKDMYDKMCQIDSNAPTEEEHRMKGVTKPRYMVWRETISSTATLGFRIEGIRKGDGTSSKDFKTTKSKEQISRAFQDFTEGFPHAVPKYIQRLKAIKATLETSQFFSNHEVIGSSLLFVHDRFNANVWLIDFAKTIKLPEEVKITHSSKWKVGNHEDGYLIGVNNLISIFMTMLEQQPVAVSPPLTLPDPPEIAEMQKHEENT
- the IP3K2 gene encoding inositol-trisphosphate 3-kinase B isoform X9; amino-acid sequence: MSSSRQRKPSGWRKLRNIVQWTPFFQTYKKQRYPWVQLAGHQGNFKAGPDQGTILKKLCVKEEKCFKVLMKDVLRPYVPEYKGLVASDDGECSYIQLQDLLGDFVSPCVMDCKIGVRTYLEEELAKAKEKPKLRKDMYDKMCQIDSNAPTEEEHRMKGVTKPRYMVWRETISSTATLGFRIEGIRKGDGTSSKDFKTTKSKEQISRAFQDFTEGFPHAVPKYIQRLKAIKATLETSQFFSNHEVIGSSLLFVHDRFNANVWLIDFAKTIKLPEEVKITHSSKWKVGNHEDGYLIGVNNLISIFMTMLEQQPVAVSPPLTLPDPPEIAEMQKHEENT
- the IP3K2 gene encoding inositol-trisphosphate 3-kinase B isoform X5, which encodes MASNGNPLPMHPSARPKTLMESLLVAKMEQATVGHPGKPLVRTDSADSASSMGSVTSTTSDFCRCDDCLLGIADLYAQTPAEENKQKKKPSGWRKLRNIVQWTPFFQTYKKQRYPWVQLAGHQGNFKAGPDQGTILKKLCVKEEKCFKVLMKDVLRPYVPEYKGLVASDDGECSYIQLQDLLGDFVSPCVMDCKIGVRTYLEEELAKAKEKPKLRKDMYDKMCQIDSNAPTEEEHRMKGVTKPRYMVWRETISSTATLGFRIEGIRKGDGTSSKDFKTTKSKEQISRAFQDFTEGFPHAVPKYIQRLKAIKATLETSQFFSNHEVIGSSLLFVHDRFNANVWLIDFAKTIKLPEEVKITHSSKWKVGNHEDGYLIGVNNLISIFMTMLEQQPVAVSPPLTLPDPPEIAEMQKHEENT
- the IP3K2 gene encoding inositol-trisphosphate 3-kinase A isoform X4, encoding MPHIHGYFVIPDIVMSKNATEDACGCPCYPSSPEITCSPSPCVYDGGDVHPQKITEGCLSPNRSPSRSPSPGSDTSPRLSRRGSLFRRSASPGTPGSRRGSTASTGYDQYQKSLLEVPLSTDYADASSDDLSSEWESDVPDIPKVHQLPKPSGWRKLRNIVQWTPFFQTYKKQRYPWVQLAGHQGNFKAGPDQGTILKKLCVKEEKCFKVLMKDVLRPYVPEYKGLVASDDGECSYIQLQDLLGDFVSPCVMDCKIGVRTYLEEELAKAKEKPKLRKDMYDKMCQIDSNAPTEEEHRMKGVTKPRYMVWRETISSTATLGFRIEGIRKGDGTSSKDFKTTKSKEQISRAFQDFTEGFPHAVPKYIQRLKAIKATLETSQFFSNHEVIGSSLLFVHDRFNANVWLIDFAKTIKLPEEVKITHSSKWKVGNHEDGYLIGVNNLISIFMTMLEQQPVAVSPPLTLPDPPEIAEMQKHEENT
- the Ork1 gene encoding open rectifier potassium channel protein 1 yields the protein MMSKKQWFAVLCIFILYLCLGAGIYHIVETEEENKRLEEDNLEKSRLGGYFEKLFTNARPPLDEREFFRELSDYCGKPLQKNMSDVPPNKRWDFYHSLFFVITVVSTIGYGNLAPTTMFGRIFMIFYGLIGIPMNGIVMVTLGNFFGRSFTKLYHRWKTSKTQDDTTRLGLISQVVLYLVPGFTFFIFLPSAFMVLFEGWEYDVAVYYCFVTLTTIGFGDYVAGVENVNDFPDFTYWLYKIFLLIWVIGGLGYVVMILGFITQALQSKRIHEIEQIITQNIKKTPVRIRQELRTLLQEFLFLKVKRVYKDDFDYTPKRLERSQSCPDLNIYRNLDSPTMARKRALSECPGHFILHQIQSDSDLERIDKDLTFQPTNEFMQQKDLLMMVVDALGNLDNKSEMSDGAYEGFSDSEILASERFGSKWSLKSQTPSLPKPQRRRAVSDIRVPSMHKVEAHHDISWYQDSTHNYQSFLRPRTFSEPSSETEKSSQNLLTRLKNKFITPKDDKAPDVEQNRRRASMFSTAEDRYLRQTNRGRVSVMSTEQQEAVLEQTSIADFIRALSAITVPETMLQPSGAPKRKLGTAGLSPPKTQSPPRARRLAIRPNLQARRTSLMPDSHTVQNERRRFSLRPVEENFLAPPPYTPRPPEEAARGGRRFSRILNVPTISISPVQRQVNKRENKDDV